GTATATTCAGGTACGTTTACTTACCGCACTCTCCAAAATCTGAAGTTCAAAATGTTCTAGCATTATAGGCGAATAATGATCATGGGATCGCAACAGGTCACACAGCAAATTAACATAGACATCATAGAGAAGACGATTATTAAAATTACACGTGTCGTATCGAGTGACAAACAAACAGGACAATTCAAATGAATAATGCCGAAATCAATTCGGGTTAGtatattataaatacaacatgttggtttattttacgaaaactaTGCATTCTGATATGATTATCGTAACACGTGACCTGTTTTATTTCACTTCGCGATTTCGCTATGTATAAAATTTACTCCTAAAATTCAACTCGTAACTGTTTAATTCGAAACGCAGATAGATGTCTGTTGCTGTCCGTAGGGTGTTTAAATTACAGCATACATCTTTTATCTGTTGAACCGGTCATAATAAAAACTGAATATTACTTTTCTGAAGATCTTTTAGAAAGGTGTGTAAACTGTCAAGTAAATTTCATAAATGAACTGCAGTCAAATACTATTCGattcttaaaaataatattctAAATACATCAAACCTTGAAACATAATTGGTTACAACATTAATTATACAAGAGTCATGTTGTGCTTTAATGGCTTTGTGGAGTTCAATTGCAAGACTTTACAACCTCTAAGAACCCGGAGCTAGTGCAATTTGTTCAACAATTGTGTTTGGCATAATTATTGGCATAAGCAACGgcaatttatttgtgttttaaactgGTGGTAATCATAGAACGTAACGCACCAAGATTTCTCCCAGCAATGGTGTCACCAATCTTCTGCAAGTCGTCGATCAAGAACACGTGCTTGTGTGGAGCAAAGACGTATAATACCAGGATGGGAAACCAACCGCTTTCCCGTAAACATCTCGCGACGGGGTCACGTGGTTAGCTACCAGCGCGTACCTGTTAAAATGGCAGCGCGTGTATGGTAACCAATCCCGCTTTGCCGATGTCGGAAAAATAAgttacttaatgaattattttcaggcgattatcacatttttgttgttaaaatgattgttttaagttgagattgattgttacaaatacaatgttaaacAAGTGTTAAACAGTGTAAACAAGTGGttatcatcggcgaaaatttgccgttCAGTCTTTGATTAGactgtattttataggtctttgattccACAAATATGTTCCATAGAGAAAGAGTTAAATTGCTTTAATGATAACAGGCATCGGGGACCATGTCAGTCGAGGGCGGGGCGTTATATAGTACCAAAATCCTAGTATTCAAAGGAGGGTCATTATTTCATATATTCTTTAACTATTCATACGATATGCATGCATACTCATTCATGCACTCTCAAACATTCATTTGTTTACTCattcatttattgaaaaatacCCCCAATCAGAACAACCTCAAAACAAAGGAGTTCACTTTTATGTATATTCGCGTTCCTCACTGGTAAGTggttttaacagtaattgtaatGATATTGTTATACCACCAAAACATCAGTCGAAGATATTCAAGGTAAATAGTAGTTGATAATTTCAAAGTCTTATTTGACAACGTATTGCTGTTGATGTTAGCTTAATTTaagcataataataaaacatgatttAACGTCTGCATTTTGGAATCATAGACAGAACATTTAAGAGGCATCAATCAGATGGCTAATGCGGCAAATGAATAACAACgtaaaataaataagtacataaagaatgttttaagcaaaataaaCGTAAAGTAAATACTAGTAAGCCCGCTCTTCAAATGTCAATTGATATGAAGGTTCAATGAAAGTATCATCATATACGTATGTTGAATATTCGCGAAGATGATGTCTATTCGCTTACTTTGTCCATTTTCCCGGATTTACCAAACACGGACAGCATGACAACAAGTGGCAATAGAGGAAGCGTGCATGTTCTGGGTAGCAATTTGTTCGCACGTCTCTTAAACGCTGACCTAAGACCCCCAGTTCCAGATCAAACATGATATTCATGACaaagatataaaacaatattaaattcacatgtaaataaataaatacagttttaaaCATAAACTGAAACAATTATGCCTTCAAAGCAAAATGAGTAAAAAGGACAATTCTACAAagtgtattattaaattcaaagCAAATTTGCGTAAATGATTTTCAAGCGGACGCAATATCTGCACCACATATACCGTTTAATCGAAcactataataatacattttcttatACAATAAAATGATCATATTTAATATTTGGCACATACAAAGACAACAGTTGTGTAAGCCATACTGTTACAGCAGCAAGAACAAAACTATTACAATTCAGCAGTTACATATATAAAATCGTATCGCGACAGTAGCATTACAGGTTGACATATAAAGCAATATCTTAACTAAATAAATTTGCGGACGTTTGATCAACGAGTCTTTTCCAAAACACAAACcttttcaataacaaaaacatataatcaACTATTTAACCTTAAAATGAATATCGTCATGACGTACAAGCTACTATATAGCATGGACCTAGAGTGCATCGTTTTGTAATAGATCTATCGATAATTGTTTCCAAAAATACTTTCAATAAGGTACGAAACACATCTTTATACTTAATGGAGAAGTATTCGCGTGTTGTTCTGTTATATCGTCATACATATTAAACCTGCTTTCACATTAACTTAATGTTCAATGGGTTACAACTCGTACATGGACGCATGTCAAgcataacacaaatatatatatagatatattttaagACCCTTGATAACATTCAACATGGGGATCTGACTGTACGTGAGCGCACCTATTTAACAATTATGTTATCAAAAAATGTGATCAAAGTTTTAAATCAGCAAATCATCATCATTTCGTCGCTTCATAGGCATCATAGGATTAATACAACAATTTTTAAACGTTTATATGAACAGTTTTCTTAACGACGATTACATTTCCATAGTATTCTTccacacaataaataacaatcaCCAACAGACGACAACCCCTTATCTATACATGTGTGTTACAGTTGCAAGTCAAATGGCTTTTGATAAGTGTATTTGTTTACATCATCATACTTGTCCATACATTACGATGATTATTTACTCGACCCCCTTCCATCATCATATTCATAATAACGTCCATACCAATCTCACTCTGACGTCTGCGTACCGCCTGCATAATAACATCCGTCTCTCTATCCATGCCGAGGGCCATTCTGTTCATGCATATCAGCCACAGCAACTCCATCTCTATCCAACAATTAATTACCAACAGACGATACCTCCTTACATCTATATATGTAAATTTCAAGTGCAAGTCAAATGGCTGTTGATATGTGTAATTGTTCTACATCAACATACTATCCCATACATTCTGTAGATTATTTACTCGACCCCCTTCCATAATCATCCTCATCCAAACCTCCCTAAAATCTCCTTCTGACGACTGTTTATTGCCTGTATAATAACATCCGTGTCTTCATCCATGCCGAGGGCCAATCTGTTCATGCATATCAGCTCCAGCATCTCATTCTCTATTTTCCTCCCGCTGAACCATCGTAGTGGCTCAGGGTGAGCTATGATGGCTTGTCGTATCTTCGGTAGTCGCAATATCATCCGGGGACCTTCGGTCATCATTTCATCAATAGTAGCTATCCAAGAACGTTTCTGCACATGATCCAGAGCACAGGCTGCCATTAGATTTCGCCCTGGGATCAAGAAATAAGGCAGCTCTTTCGTATCTATAGCAACTCTTAGCGCATATAATCCTTCATGAAGCCAGTGAAACAGACTTCTTTCATGAAACAATGAGTGCGGGTTATTTATTGCTATccataatacaatgtttttaaCCGTGAACGATGTCACCTCCTTCTTTTGCGGTTTTAATATATCTTTCTTCACCATTTTTAATAGCACATATAATTTAACCTGAGTGTCGTTAAGATTATTTATCAGTACGTTTTCCCCGGTGTTAAAACACATTCTCCATTCAACATGTTCATAATCGCTTCCTTTAACCCCAACAGGAGAAACAAATGCTCCAAGTGATACAACCTCTCTTACGACGTCAGGTGATGGCCAATAGCGATGTCTTGCCGCCCATCTTGTTAGGATGCTGGGGCAGTAAAAATGGAGCGCATGCACGTAATCTACATCAAGAACACGTATTGTACGTGGCGTTGACGGTCCAGCACGCTCATGTTGTACTGTGCCTTCCCCCTGTTTAAGGTTTAACCACTGAGTAACATATAAGTCGCTGCTTAATAGTCCGCGACCAAATCCATCATCACACAAGGCGTTGTACACTACATCCGAAATATGTGTACCGCATCTCTCTAGTAGCAGTCTATAGTGTCCGGAGTAACTAATACGACTGCAGGATCTAAATATGGTTTTCTCCACAGGAACGCTACTTGAATCAACACCATCTTCTAAACAGATGACACTTTCTGGAACAATCAAGTGGTCTGTATCGCTCTCCAGATAGCTGGTCAGACCCTCAGCCTTGCTACCCGTGGTGATATACGTTACAATACCACGCGCCTTTGCAGTACTATGCCTGGCCCAAGCCTTGTATGCTTCTATCCGAGCCTGTCGGATGTGAGGGCCATAACCCAGAACATTCATTACAGTAGAAGTCTCAGCAGAGGCTTGTTCATTTTGAAACTGAAATTAGATTAAATTATTTCTATACAAAGTGATATACATGTGTAGCGAATATCAGGCTACTATCACATGTAAGTGAGGCTTAGAAACATAATAACGACGAGCCTTGCCAACCCAATCTTTTAATGGTGCAGAGtagaaataataatacaatattacgACTGTTCATTCCTTTAGCGGGAATGAATTGGCAGTTTGATGACATATTACTCAAGACGTCATAAAATCTTGGGCTCATCATTTGTAAAATGCGATTTGTTTGTTTATCTAGCTTTTTcccttaaaatatatacatattcgtaTCGAAGTGTTTGTGTTGTTGAATGTGATTCGATATAACCGAACATGATCACATACCTGTTCAAGAGTAATATAACGAATGTCCAAACTGACTGATATAAACTCCTAATGATTCATATCAGCGTAAGTGTATGTTAAAAAACGAAATGAAATCGTATGTTTCCGTCTTCGAGGCTATGTATGTCCaacaaaataatttgaataaaattaacaTTGTGTGATGCGATAAAAAGTAGTCAGCAATAACATAAtcataagtttaaaatatgatcaACAATCATAAGTGCAATATATAAACCATAGACTGTGTTTATATATCAATACAATTAATCATCGTTTTAATGGAAACAAACTGGACCGTCTTACCCAAGCGTGACTGCTGGACACACTTACCTGTTTAGGGACCTCTCCTGGTTCATCACGGCTGATGCCTTGGTCAGCCATTGACACAGTTATGCAGTTAGATACAAGAAACAATATTACAGATGAGTTTATATCATTATggaatgttaatatgtcaatGGTATACTTACACTTATATAagcaacacaaacatattttcctTATAGTAAATCAGGAgttattaattgtacaaaaacgttcataaaaatcatataaaaatataagcatatctGCATTCATATTATTGCAACAAGTGTGCAATACAGGAAAATTGCAGCTATAACGGCTggtaatattttattgcaaagtgCGAGTGTGTATTAAAACGCTCGTTTTAAAACTGCGTTTgatctttaacaatgtataactACAATAATAAACATGTACTTTTTGTAATATTTCCTGTTAAACTTATGGAGAAACTAACGCGTCCAATAAAAACTGTAGATTTCTTTGACTGCATATGTCTTTAATGCActtgtttatcatttcatgttaaaGGTTTCGATTTCAATTAATTGTATGTAAAGTTAACGAATGCAATTATTTAATCATCGTCAAATGCTAAACACTACGGATTCTGGAAAGTGCAATcgataatctcgcccttctttcatcaagagcgacacacgacacacgaagcgatacacgatattttgcgcgacagtcgtgGCGACGAActatatatttaacatgatatatcgccttttgggcaaCCTACACATTGTCACGCAATACATCGTgtatcgtgtgtcgcccttgaggaaggaagggcgagattatagatcgCACTATCGGGATTCCGTAAAATAAACTGAAAGGAAATAATATACCGCCTCCTCGGCCTGGCGATTAGAGTTAGTTTTTGAGCCGTTTCGGCATGACTTTAACTGATCAGGCCGGTAGTTTACCTAGTAGCTTTTTTACAATGCCTTCTTGCATACGTCCATGAATATAGGATACTGAAAGTTAAAA
This is a stretch of genomic DNA from Dreissena polymorpha isolate Duluth1 chromosome 7, UMN_Dpol_1.0, whole genome shotgun sequence. It encodes these proteins:
- the LOC127838126 gene encoding uncharacterized protein LOC127838126, coding for MADQGISRDEPGEVPKQFQNEQASAETSTVMNVLGYGPHIRQARIEAYKAWARHSTAKARGIVTYITTGSKAEGLTSYLESDTDHLIVPESVICLEDGVDSSSVPVEKTIFRSCSRISYSGHYRLLLERCGTHISDVVYNALCDDGFGRGLLSSDLYVTQWLNLKQGEGTVQHERAGPSTPRTIRVLDVDYVHALHFYCPSILTRWAARHRYWPSPDVKRSWIATIDEMMTEGPRMILRLPKIRQAIIAHPEPLRWFSGRKIENEMLELICMNRLALGMDEDTDVIIQAINSRQKEILGRFG